A DNA window from Acidimicrobiia bacterium contains the following coding sequences:
- a CDS encoding gluconate 2-dehydrogenase subunit 3 family protein, producing the protein MPVWFDEQSYAVVRAALDRLIPAEGEHPGAVAAGVTDYVDGLLGAFTFDPPRIFAGGPFSGRHGGEPSFARFTPLTRLQELAWRTRIEGSNGIAEREFNGPVVGWQQRYRDGIAALGDDFCEVDGDEQDRRLAAVPGFRHLLYEHACEGAYGAPEYGGNRDGSVWAAIGFPGDVQPRGYTDEEVSGRE; encoded by the coding sequence GTGCCTGTCTGGTTCGACGAGCAGTCGTACGCGGTCGTCCGCGCCGCGCTCGACCGGCTGATCCCCGCCGAAGGCGAGCACCCGGGCGCGGTCGCGGCCGGCGTGACCGACTACGTCGACGGGCTGCTCGGCGCGTTCACGTTCGACCCGCCCCGCATCTTCGCGGGCGGCCCGTTCTCGGGCCGACACGGCGGCGAACCGTCGTTCGCGCGCTTCACGCCGCTCACGCGGCTGCAGGAGCTCGCGTGGCGGACACGCATCGAGGGCTCGAACGGGATCGCGGAGCGCGAGTTCAACGGACCCGTCGTCGGGTGGCAGCAGCGCTACCGAGACGGGATCGCCGCGCTCGGCGACGACTTCTGCGAGGTCGACGGCGACGAGCAGGACCGCCGTCTCGCCGCGGTGCCCGGATTCCGTCACCTGCTGTACGAGCACGCGTGCGAGGGCGCGTACGGCGCGCCCGAGTACGGGGGAAACCGCGACGGGTCGGTGTGGGCGGCGATCGGCTTCCCGGGCGACGTGCAACCGCGCGGCTACACCGACGAGGAGGTCTCGGGCCGTGAGTGA
- a CDS encoding aldehyde dehydrogenase family protein: MTDVTPTPVADIPDTVKRLRATFAAGRTRSLDWRLEQLSRLRTMLVEREQELLAALLDDLGKPPTEAYATEIGFTVAEIDYVRKHLAGWMRPEKVHTPLLAQPGRARLHREPVGVVLVIAPWNYPVQLLLAPLVGAIAAGNCVVLKPSEVAANVSRVLGRIVPEYLDTECVAVVEGAVAETTALLAERFDHIFYTGNGTVGRVVMEAAAKHLTPVTLELGGKSPAIVDRHADLDVAARRIAWGKYLNAGQTCVAPDYVLVDAELHDALITDVREAVRSFYGDDPRRSPDYARIINDRHFERLERLVDDGAIAFGGDRDAHTRYFAPTALRDVRPDTAVMHEEIFGPILPILPVDDVGAAIEFVNERDKPLALYVFSESEAVQQRVVEETTSGGVCVNGTLLHLSVPELPFGGVGPSGMGAYHGHASFDTFSHKKGVLTKSTRVDPDVAYPPYTRLKRALIRRFM; this comes from the coding sequence ATGACCGACGTGACGCCCACCCCCGTCGCCGACATCCCCGACACCGTCAAGCGCCTGCGCGCGACCTTCGCCGCCGGCCGCACCCGCTCGCTCGACTGGCGCCTCGAGCAGCTGTCCCGCTTGCGCACGATGCTCGTCGAGCGTGAGCAGGAGCTGCTCGCCGCCCTGCTCGACGACCTCGGGAAGCCGCCGACCGAGGCGTACGCGACCGAGATCGGCTTCACCGTCGCGGAGATCGACTACGTGCGCAAGCACCTCGCCGGGTGGATGCGTCCCGAGAAGGTCCACACGCCGCTGCTCGCGCAACCCGGCCGGGCGCGTCTGCACCGCGAACCCGTCGGCGTCGTCCTCGTGATCGCGCCGTGGAACTATCCCGTGCAGCTCCTGCTCGCGCCGCTCGTCGGCGCGATCGCGGCGGGCAATTGCGTCGTCCTCAAGCCGTCCGAGGTCGCCGCGAACGTGTCCCGCGTGCTCGGGCGCATCGTCCCCGAGTACCTCGACACGGAGTGCGTCGCGGTCGTCGAGGGCGCGGTCGCGGAGACGACGGCGCTGCTCGCGGAGCGCTTCGACCACATCTTCTACACGGGCAACGGCACGGTCGGTCGTGTCGTGATGGAGGCGGCCGCGAAGCACCTGACGCCGGTCACGCTCGAGCTCGGCGGCAAGAGCCCCGCGATCGTCGACCGTCACGCCGACCTGGACGTCGCCGCGCGCCGGATCGCGTGGGGGAAGTACCTCAACGCGGGCCAGACGTGCGTCGCGCCTGACTACGTCCTCGTCGACGCGGAGCTGCACGACGCGCTCATCACGGACGTGCGCGAGGCGGTGCGGTCCTTCTACGGCGACGACCCACGGCGCAGTCCGGACTACGCGCGGATCATCAACGACCGTCACTTCGAGCGCCTGGAGCGTCTCGTCGACGACGGCGCGATCGCGTTCGGCGGCGACCGCGACGCGCACACGCGGTACTTCGCCCCGACCGCGCTGCGCGACGTGCGGCCCGACACCGCGGTCATGCACGAAGAGATCTTCGGGCCGATCCTGCCGATCCTGCCCGTCGACGACGTCGGTGCGGCGATCGAGTTCGTGAACGAGCGCGACAAGCCGCTCGCCCTGTACGTGTTCTCGGAGTCGGAGGCCGTGCAGCAGCGGGTCGTCGAGGAGACGACCTCCGGCGGCGTGTGCGTCAACGGGACGCTTCTGCACCTCTCCGTGCCCGAGCTCCCGTTCGGCGGTGTCGGCCCGAGCGGGATGGGTGCGTATCACGGCCACGCGAGCTTCGACACGTTCAGCCACAAGAAGGGCGTGCTGACGAAGTCGACGCGCGTCGACCCCGACGTCGCCTACCCGCCGTACACGCGCCTGAAGCGGGCGCTCATCCGCCGGTTCATGTAG
- a CDS encoding YbhB/YbcL family Raf kinase inhibitor-like protein yields the protein MGARAVAVVLASTTLGTLLAACGSGPSGAGTSPRSRPTTNREAPMTMTLSSALFADDAMIPTRSTCDGEDVSPPLTWDGVPAGAAELALTMVDPDAPGGTFVHWVVWGIDPATHELDEGVLPDGVHQGRTGFGKTGYGGPCPPKGDKAHRYVFTIYALSSPVALADGASIDDLRSNMDGKVLAEGTLVGRYGR from the coding sequence ATGGGGGCCCGCGCGGTCGCCGTGGTGCTCGCGTCGACGACGCTCGGAACGCTGCTGGCGGCGTGCGGGTCGGGTCCGTCCGGGGCGGGCACCTCTCCCCGGTCCCGCCCGACGACCAACCGGGAGGCCCCGATGACGATGACGCTGTCGAGCGCCCTGTTCGCCGACGACGCCATGATCCCGACCCGCTCGACGTGCGACGGCGAAGACGTGTCGCCCCCGCTGACGTGGGACGGTGTTCCCGCAGGCGCGGCCGAGCTCGCCCTCACGATGGTGGACCCCGACGCGCCCGGCGGGACGTTCGTGCACTGGGTCGTGTGGGGCATCGACCCGGCGACGCACGAGCTCGACGAGGGTGTCCTGCCCGACGGCGTCCACCAGGGCCGGACGGGCTTCGGCAAGACCGGCTACGGCGGCCCGTGTCCACCGAAGGGCGACAAGGCGCACCGCTACGTCTTCACGATCTACGCCCTCTCGTCGCCGGTCGCGCTCGCCGACGGCGCGTCGATCGACGACCTCCGCTCGAACATGGACGGGAAGGTCCTCGCCGAGGGGACGCTCGTCGGCCGGTACGGGCGTTAG
- a CDS encoding GMC family oxidoreductase, giving the protein MSDHDCDAVIVGSGPAGSTVADVLTSAGWSVVMLEKGANHLLHLDPPFGGKGEITNDEIKFTRRWFLGPDPLLEPRTYRRADDDGDRLMVGEVNNLPSTLGGGGFHADGKLPRFREVDFHARSELGPIDGADLVDWPVDYDEMEAYYAAAERLIGVAGDHTANPFASWRSGPYPMPPGPDMFVAVLTGAAATKLGLHPYRAPTGANSVEYDGRPACNNCGFCAYYGCPIEAKGDPIAPLRNALRTGRLDVRPESYVVDVVLDPSGRQARGVRYRDVEGTTHEIRARHVVLACGAFETPRLLLRSEIGNSSGLVGRYLMYHFQTFTLGIFPFRLHAYRGRAVTHLHDDFLVPDDDALAAARAAGLPYFRGGIVEHGGASLPLMEAIHTGAGRHHSAAMLHSAMRDHMGAFTVQGEDMPQATNRVDLDPAVRDVWGFPAGRVTYRPHRHEIAASRHWAPLLERVMKEAGATHAFSVTSPPLVGEPGADTDFMAPASRHVMGTARMGDDPTTSVCDRWQRLHDVDNVLVADSSVFPTSTGYGPTLTIVALALRAARALAGLEPLTSQRPPDA; this is encoded by the coding sequence GTGAGTGATCACGACTGCGACGCGGTCATCGTCGGGTCGGGTCCTGCGGGGTCGACGGTCGCCGACGTGTTGACGTCGGCGGGGTGGTCCGTCGTGATGCTCGAGAAGGGCGCCAACCACCTGTTGCACCTCGATCCGCCGTTCGGCGGCAAGGGCGAGATCACGAACGACGAGATCAAGTTCACGCGCCGCTGGTTCCTCGGACCCGACCCCCTGCTCGAGCCGCGCACGTACCGCCGCGCCGACGACGACGGCGATCGGCTGATGGTCGGCGAGGTCAACAACCTCCCGTCCACGCTCGGCGGCGGCGGCTTCCACGCCGACGGGAAGCTGCCCCGCTTCCGCGAGGTCGACTTCCACGCGCGGTCGGAGCTCGGCCCGATCGACGGTGCCGATCTCGTGGACTGGCCGGTCGACTACGACGAGATGGAGGCGTACTACGCGGCCGCGGAGCGGCTGATCGGCGTGGCGGGCGACCACACCGCGAACCCGTTCGCGTCGTGGCGATCCGGCCCGTACCCGATGCCGCCCGGTCCCGACATGTTCGTCGCCGTGCTGACTGGCGCCGCCGCGACGAAGCTCGGCCTGCACCCCTACCGCGCGCCGACCGGCGCGAACAGCGTCGAGTACGACGGGCGTCCGGCGTGCAACAACTGCGGGTTCTGCGCGTACTACGGCTGTCCGATCGAGGCGAAGGGCGACCCGATCGCACCGCTGCGCAACGCGCTGCGGACCGGACGTCTCGACGTGCGGCCGGAATCGTACGTCGTCGACGTCGTGCTCGACCCGAGCGGCAGGCAGGCGCGCGGCGTGCGCTACCGCGACGTCGAGGGCACGACGCACGAGATCCGGGCCCGCCACGTCGTGCTGGCGTGCGGCGCGTTCGAGACCCCGCGCTTGTTGCTGCGCTCCGAGATCGGGAACTCCTCGGGCCTCGTCGGCCGGTACCTCATGTACCACTTCCAGACGTTCACGCTCGGCATCTTCCCGTTCCGCCTGCACGCCTACCGCGGGCGCGCGGTGACGCACCTGCACGACGACTTCCTCGTCCCCGACGACGACGCGCTCGCCGCAGCGCGCGCCGCCGGGCTGCCCTACTTCCGGGGCGGGATCGTCGAGCACGGCGGTGCGTCGTTACCGCTGATGGAGGCGATCCACACCGGCGCGGGCCGTCACCACAGCGCCGCGATGCTGCACTCGGCGATGCGCGACCACATGGGCGCGTTCACCGTCCAGGGCGAGGACATGCCCCAGGCGACGAACCGCGTCGACCTCGACCCGGCCGTGCGCGACGTGTGGGGGTTCCCCGCCGGGCGCGTGACGTACCGGCCCCATCGTCACGAGATCGCCGCGTCACGACACTGGGCGCCGTTGCTCGAGCGGGTCATGAAGGAGGCGGGCGCGACGCATGCGTTCAGCGTCACGTCGCCGCCGCTCGTGGGCGAGCCCGGCGCGGACACCGACTTCATGGCGCCGGCGTCGCGTCACGTGATGGGGACCGCGCGCATGGGTGACGATCCGACCACGAGCGTGTGCGACCGTTGGCAGCGCCTGCACGACGTCGACAACGTGCTCGTCGCCGACTCGTCGGTGTTCCCGACGTCGACGGGTTACGGACCGACGCTCACGATCGTCGCGCTCGCGTTGCGTGCCGCCCGCGCGCTCGCGGGGCTCGAGCCGCTCACGTCGCAGCGACCTCCGGACGCGTAG
- a CDS encoding HAD family hydrolase, translated as MPFRAVLLDFYGTLARATQWRSAEEVLAEHGYTLPAETQRRWFNDGMDGVEHLEHSRSRDHYVAWQRERTLGMLAETDVHPDEYESIVEKLRAGATQRVLEAYPEVPGTLAALRERGLRLAICSNWDWDLAEAVDDAGLTQYFDAQVSSAWAGARKPHPRIFRRALQEVGADASETLFVGDSWGPDVEGPHAVGMSAVYLRREGHWDDPGAPEHADDRVVAVLPDLAGVPDLL; from the coding sequence ATGCCGTTCCGGGCCGTCCTGCTCGACTTCTACGGGACGCTCGCGCGCGCGACCCAGTGGCGTTCCGCCGAGGAGGTACTCGCCGAGCACGGCTACACGCTCCCGGCCGAGACCCAGCGGCGCTGGTTCAACGACGGGATGGACGGGGTCGAGCACCTCGAGCACTCGCGCAGCCGCGACCACTACGTCGCCTGGCAGCGTGAGCGGACGCTCGGGATGCTCGCCGAGACCGACGTCCATCCCGACGAGTACGAGTCGATCGTCGAGAAGCTGCGCGCCGGCGCGACCCAGCGCGTGCTCGAGGCGTATCCCGAGGTACCGGGCACGCTCGCCGCGCTGCGCGAGCGCGGCCTGCGCCTCGCCATCTGCTCGAACTGGGACTGGGACCTCGCGGAAGCCGTCGACGACGCCGGCCTCACGCAGTACTTCGACGCGCAGGTCTCGTCCGCCTGGGCCGGCGCGCGCAAGCCGCACCCGCGCATCTTCCGACGCGCGCTCCAGGAGGTCGGAGCGGACGCGTCGGAGACGTTGTTCGTCGGCGACAGCTGGGGCCCCGACGTCGAGGGCCCCCACGCGGTCGGCATGTCCGCCGTGTACCTGCGCCGCGAGGGCCACTGGGACGACCCGGGCGCGCCCGAGCATGCGGACGACCGCGTCGTCGCCGTCCTGCCCGACCTCGCCGGCGTACCCGATCTTCTCTGA
- a CDS encoding amidohydrolase family protein has product MASNGIRYIDSDGHILEHPTGMLQYAPKGYEDRIWHIETDADGNEWCVFGEQRTPANFLALAGTAGMSLEEREKAQRGELRYTEVRPAAYDVKARLADLDTDGIHQSVLYPTMLLGIAGIDDVDFADAQCRAYNDWLSDHAVQGDGRLFGVAIVPQQDVERAAAEIRRVAGKPNIVGVMLRPNPMIDWKPFSDPVYDPLWRAACDAGLPVGLHPYLLADLPGACRGLHIDHLGTSGRPTEMSARRGAIDNVYFTQAISNPFDMMYTMAFVLAGGVCERFPELKIVFLEANGGWVVPWLERLDHHARIFAWDVPSLKLAPSEYFRRQCWISFDPDESTLAFTARSPLVGAERIVWASDYPHPDAKFPGVTEELAEAMDGLTDDQQREIAGDSCRRLYSI; this is encoded by the coding sequence ATGGCGAGCAACGGCATCCGGTACATCGACTCCGACGGTCACATCCTCGAGCACCCGACCGGCATGCTCCAGTACGCGCCGAAGGGCTACGAGGACCGCATCTGGCACATCGAGACGGACGCCGACGGCAACGAGTGGTGCGTGTTCGGCGAGCAGCGCACGCCTGCGAACTTCCTCGCGCTCGCGGGGACGGCCGGCATGTCGCTCGAGGAGCGCGAGAAGGCGCAGCGCGGCGAGCTCCGCTACACGGAGGTCCGGCCCGCGGCGTACGACGTCAAGGCGCGCCTCGCGGACCTCGACACCGACGGCATCCACCAGTCCGTCCTGTACCCGACGATGCTGCTCGGCATCGCGGGCATCGACGACGTCGACTTCGCCGACGCGCAGTGCCGCGCCTACAACGACTGGCTGTCGGACCACGCGGTCCAGGGTGACGGCCGGCTGTTCGGCGTCGCGATCGTGCCGCAGCAGGACGTCGAGCGCGCGGCCGCGGAGATCCGCCGTGTCGCGGGCAAGCCGAACATCGTCGGGGTGATGCTGCGCCCGAACCCGATGATCGACTGGAAGCCGTTCTCGGATCCCGTCTACGACCCGTTGTGGCGCGCCGCGTGCGACGCCGGGCTACCGGTCGGGCTGCACCCGTACCTGCTCGCCGACCTGCCCGGCGCATGCCGCGGTCTGCACATCGACCACCTCGGCACGTCCGGACGCCCGACCGAGATGAGCGCCCGGCGCGGCGCGATCGACAACGTCTACTTCACGCAGGCGATCTCGAACCCGTTCGACATGATGTACACGATGGCGTTCGTGCTCGCGGGCGGGGTGTGCGAGCGCTTCCCCGAGCTGAAGATCGTGTTCCTCGAGGCGAACGGGGGCTGGGTGGTGCCGTGGCTCGAGCGGCTCGACCACCACGCGAGGATCTTCGCCTGGGACGTGCCGAGCCTGAAGCTCGCGCCGTCCGAGTACTTCCGCCGGCAGTGCTGGATCAGCTTCGACCCCGACGAGTCGACGCTCGCGTTCACCGCGCGCTCGCCGCTCGTCGGCGCGGAGCGGATCGTGTGGGCGAGCGACTACCCCCATCCCGACGCGAAGTTCCCCGGCGTGACCGAGGAGCTCGCCGAGGCGATGGACGGGCTCACCGACGACCAGCAGCGCGAGATCGCGGGTGACAGCTGCCGGAGGCTGTACTCGATCTGA
- a CDS encoding MFS transporter encodes MLVAVGLSQICVTLDYWSLSVALPPMSHDLHVSTTDLQWAISGYVLAFAAALIAAGRLGDIFGRRRMLIGGAAVFGAASAVCGLSNGVGLLVGARAVQGIGAAALFPASMAVLVDAFPADRQARAIGIIVGISGIGMALGPFVGGVLTETLSWRWIFFLNVPVAAGAIALVTTFVCESRDETASRHVDLPGLLTVSGGIVALTLAIDRGPGWGWGSVRIVGLLVASAVLLVGFVVLEHRVRAPLVPPALLRNRPLMVMSGAGLAGNFTFALAVFCVTLFLQQVRGVSVMVAGVLFLPLSIGAAIGGPLSGKLSQRHELRTLMGAGLLLSAPGFAVFSASTGWPTYFVGASLVGLGLGLAYAATNSGTLAVVPAAESGAASGFVTTALLVGAALATTLTATLIEQLQHGHGAHAEGLAIEGVLRVGVVVALLGAAVLPLARERARATRPEVAAT; translated from the coding sequence GTGCTCGTCGCGGTCGGGCTCTCGCAGATCTGCGTGACGCTCGACTACTGGTCGCTCTCGGTCGCGCTGCCGCCGATGTCGCACGACCTGCACGTCTCGACCACCGACCTGCAGTGGGCCATCAGCGGGTACGTCCTCGCCTTCGCCGCGGCGCTCATCGCGGCGGGACGGCTCGGTGACATCTTCGGCCGCCGGCGCATGCTGATCGGCGGTGCCGCCGTGTTCGGCGCCGCGTCCGCAGTGTGCGGGCTGTCGAACGGCGTCGGGCTGCTCGTCGGCGCCCGGGCCGTCCAGGGCATCGGCGCGGCCGCGCTGTTCCCCGCGAGCATGGCCGTGCTCGTCGACGCGTTCCCCGCCGATCGGCAGGCGCGCGCGATCGGGATCATCGTGGGCATCTCGGGGATCGGCATGGCGCTCGGCCCGTTCGTCGGCGGGGTGCTCACCGAGACGCTGAGCTGGCGGTGGATCTTCTTCCTGAACGTTCCCGTCGCCGCGGGCGCGATCGCGCTCGTGACGACGTTCGTGTGCGAGTCGCGTGACGAGACCGCGTCGCGTCACGTCGACCTTCCCGGTCTGCTGACGGTCAGCGGCGGCATCGTCGCGCTGACGCTCGCGATCGACCGCGGTCCGGGCTGGGGATGGGGATCGGTGCGCATCGTCGGTCTCCTGGTCGCGTCGGCCGTGTTGCTCGTCGGCTTCGTCGTCCTGGAGCACCGTGTGCGCGCGCCGCTCGTACCCCCCGCGCTGCTCCGGAACCGCCCGCTGATGGTGATGTCGGGCGCCGGGCTCGCCGGGAACTTCACGTTCGCGCTCGCCGTCTTCTGCGTGACCTTGTTCTTGCAGCAGGTGCGCGGCGTGTCCGTGATGGTTGCCGGCGTCCTGTTCCTGCCCCTCTCGATCGGCGCCGCCATCGGCGGTCCGCTGTCCGGGAAGCTGAGCCAGCGCCACGAGTTGCGGACGCTCATGGGTGCCGGCCTGCTCCTGTCCGCGCCCGGGTTCGCCGTGTTCTCCGCGTCGACGGGATGGCCGACCTACTTCGTCGGCGCGTCGCTGGTCGGCCTGGGCCTGGGTCTCGCCTACGCGGCCACCAACTCGGGCACGCTCGCCGTCGTTCCCGCGGCCGAGTCCGGCGCGGCATCGGGGTTCGTGACGACCGCGCTGCTCGTCGGGGCCGCGCTCGCGACGACGCTCACCGCGACGCTCATCGAGCAGCTGCAGCACGGCCACGGTGCGCACGCCGAGGGACTCGCCATCGAGGGCGTCCTGCGCGTCGGCGTCGTCGTCGCGCTGCTCGGCGCGGCCGTGCTCCCGCTCGCGCGCGAGCGAGCGAGAGCTACGCGTCCGGAGGTCGCTGCGACGTGA
- a CDS encoding DinB family protein, whose translation MADRKPPKLVADERTTLRALLQFQRDSVVRKVDGLDDDAARRRLVDSGTTLLWLVQHLAYAETLWVVHRFAGQPIDAIRTDTGLEAAIDDYRTTWTRVDAIVDDSGLDDMCRDMDGDDRPVTLRWVLMHLLEETARHAGHADILRELIDGTTGR comes from the coding sequence ATGGCCGATCGCAAGCCCCCGAAGCTCGTCGCGGACGAGCGCACCACGCTGCGCGCGCTCCTGCAGTTCCAGCGCGACTCGGTGGTGCGGAAGGTGGACGGTCTCGACGACGACGCCGCGCGTCGCCGGCTCGTCGACAGCGGCACGACGCTGCTGTGGCTCGTCCAGCACCTCGCGTACGCGGAGACGCTCTGGGTCGTCCATCGCTTCGCGGGGCAGCCGATCGACGCGATCCGGACCGACACCGGCCTCGAGGCCGCGATCGACGACTACCGCACGACGTGGACGCGCGTCGACGCGATCGTCGACGACTCCGGGCTCGACGACATGTGCCGCGACATGGACGGCGACGACCGACCCGTGACCCTCCGTTGGGTGCTGATGCACCTCCTCGAGGAGACCGCACGCCACGCCGGCCACGCCGACATCCTGCGCGAGCTGATCGACGGGACGACCGGGCGGTAG
- a CDS encoding SAM-dependent methyltransferase, translated as MTTRDWLEWHRPYDEDGSPLQRRLAIVQHRLRDALDACPPGPVRVISMCAGQGRDVVGTLDGHARRGDVSALLVELDARNVAFARGAARAAGLDGVRVVCGDASTTAAYVDAVPADVVLACGIFGNVSDEDVARTVAMLPALCAPAATVIWTRHRKPPDLTVSIREWFVDAGFEEVAFDTTPDTFLGVGTARLTAEPHTYVPGARMFSFVGDGSLGNC; from the coding sequence ATGACGACGCGCGACTGGCTGGAGTGGCACCGCCCGTACGACGAGGACGGGTCGCCGTTGCAGCGCCGTCTCGCGATCGTGCAGCACCGGCTGCGTGACGCGCTCGACGCGTGCCCGCCTGGTCCGGTCCGTGTCATCAGCATGTGCGCGGGACAGGGGCGCGACGTCGTCGGCACGCTCGACGGTCACGCGCGACGTGGCGATGTCTCGGCGCTGCTCGTCGAGCTCGACGCGCGCAACGTCGCGTTCGCGCGCGGGGCCGCTCGTGCGGCCGGTCTCGACGGCGTGCGCGTCGTGTGTGGTGACGCGTCGACGACGGCCGCGTACGTCGACGCCGTCCCCGCCGACGTGGTGCTCGCGTGCGGCATCTTCGGCAACGTGTCCGACGAGGACGTCGCCCGGACGGTCGCGATGCTGCCGGCGTTGTGTGCGCCCGCCGCGACCGTCATCTGGACGCGGCACCGCAAGCCCCCGGACCTGACCGTGTCGATCCGTGAGTGGTTCGTCGACGCGGGGTTCGAGGAGGTCGCGTTCGACACGACGCCCGACACGTTCCTCGGTGTGGGGACGGCGCGGTTGACGGCCGAGCCGCACACGTACGTCCCCGGCGCCCGCATGTTCAGCTTCGTCGGCGACGGCTCCCTGGGGAACTGCTGA
- a CDS encoding DUF222 domain-containing protein has protein sequence MFDQGGVGHAAETFDQSELLARLRGCSTEELKVAFGQLDALENAVRVQRLFVLAVLDEREAGADDGALDTEAWVAAQSLVTRPHAVQQVATARGLKELPHVAEVAARGELSWDQLVPLAEIADATSDEWWAAHGRGYSPAQLGYRARVRRTARNEEDVARERQRSLVWWFDARIKMLRLKGRLTAEQDERLTRALERIVERDPVGPDGSVESWEQRYADALADLAGMNLAADSDMDRACVVVHVEHDTATGFVGEHDEPLSPEMCRRLGCDAWIQVLIRDAFGNPVGLSARQRTVSPALARVLRHRDRTCRFPGCTRTWGLHAHHMVHYEHGGPTEAGNLLMLCPRHHRWVHEHGWRARGDPNRADGLVFRRPDARIYAPGPPPLDPTTRHRVFAA, from the coding sequence ATGTTCGATCAGGGCGGGGTCGGGCACGCGGCGGAGACGTTCGATCAGTCCGAGTTGTTGGCGCGTCTGCGCGGGTGCTCGACGGAGGAGTTGAAGGTCGCGTTCGGGCAGTTGGACGCGTTGGAGAACGCGGTCCGAGTGCAGCGTCTGTTCGTGCTCGCGGTGTTGGACGAGCGCGAGGCCGGTGCGGACGACGGCGCGCTGGACACCGAGGCCTGGGTCGCGGCGCAGTCGTTGGTCACGCGTCCGCATGCGGTGCAGCAGGTCGCGACCGCCCGCGGGTTGAAGGAGCTCCCCCACGTCGCCGAGGTGGCGGCGCGCGGCGAGCTGAGCTGGGATCAGCTGGTGCCGTTGGCGGAGATCGCCGACGCAACGAGCGACGAGTGGTGGGCTGCACATGGGCGCGGCTATTCGCCCGCGCAGCTCGGCTATCGGGCGCGCGTGAGGCGCACGGCGCGCAACGAAGAGGACGTGGCGCGCGAGCGGCAGCGGTCGTTGGTGTGGTGGTTCGACGCGCGGATCAAGATGCTGCGGCTGAAGGGCCGGCTCACTGCGGAGCAGGATGAGCGGCTGACGCGGGCGTTGGAACGGATCGTCGAGCGCGACCCCGTCGGCCCGGACGGCAGTGTCGAGTCGTGGGAGCAGCGGTACGCGGACGCGCTCGCGGACCTCGCGGGGATGAACCTGGCCGCGGACAGCGACATGGATCGGGCGTGCGTCGTCGTGCACGTGGAGCACGACACCGCGACCGGCTTCGTCGGTGAACACGACGAGCCGTTGTCGCCGGAAATGTGTCGTCGGCTGGGCTGCGACGCGTGGATCCAGGTGTTGATCCGCGACGCGTTCGGCAACCCCGTCGGCCTGAGTGCCCGACAGCGAACGGTGTCTCCCGCGTTGGCGCGCGTGTTGCGCCATCGGGACCGGACGTGCCGGTTCCCGGGGTGCACGCGCACGTGGGGGCTGCACGCACATCACATGGTGCACTACGAGCACGGTGGGCCGACCGAGGCGGGGAACCTGCTGATGCTCTGCCCCCGCCATCACCGTTGGGTGCACGAACACGGCTGGCGAGCGCGCGGCGATCCGAACCGCGCCGACGGGCTGGTGTTCCGACGACCCGACGCGCGCATCTACGCGCCCGGCCCACCACCCCTCGACCCGACCACCCGGCACCGCGTGTTCGCGGCGTAG
- a CDS encoding enoyl-CoA hydratase/isomerase family protein translates to MPEPYTTLRIDRDGGIAVVTIDHPPMNLLDAALVTDLNGLQAELAADDGLRVVVFRSADPEYFVAHADLAMIRGLPRDAATATEAMRGIHGFMERWRTLDKVTIAQLEGRARGGGSELVLALDLRFAAIGRAVLSQPEVALGIIPGAGGTQRLARLVGRARALEIVTGCADFDALMAERYGWVNRALPADEIGPFVDALARRIASFPPHAIRLAKQAVDAGAASFEDGLAAERAAFAATVADPDLDARFDDALAVGLQTRDAELDLDALLDAFRGR, encoded by the coding sequence ATGCCGGAGCCGTACACGACGCTGCGCATCGATCGCGACGGCGGGATCGCCGTCGTCACGATCGACCACCCGCCGATGAACCTGCTGGACGCGGCGCTCGTCACCGACCTGAACGGCCTGCAGGCCGAGCTGGCCGCCGACGACGGGCTGCGCGTCGTCGTGTTCCGGAGCGCGGATCCGGAGTACTTCGTCGCGCACGCGGACCTCGCGATGATCCGCGGGCTACCGCGCGACGCGGCGACCGCGACCGAGGCCATGCGGGGCATCCACGGCTTCATGGAGCGGTGGCGGACGCTCGACAAGGTGACGATCGCGCAGCTCGAGGGTCGCGCCCGTGGTGGCGGGAGCGAGCTCGTGCTCGCGCTCGACCTGCGGTTCGCGGCGATCGGTCGCGCGGTGTTGAGCCAGCCGGAGGTCGCGCTCGGGATCATCCCCGGCGCGGGCGGGACGCAGCGGCTCGCACGGCTCGTGGGTCGCGCACGCGCGCTCGAGATCGTTACTGGGTGCGCGGACTTCGACGCGCTCATGGCGGAACGCTACGGCTGGGTCAACCGCGCGCTCCCTGCGGACGAGATCGGTCCGTTCGTCGACGCGCTCGCGCGCCGCATCGCGTCGTTCCCACCACACGCAATCCGTCTCGCGAAGCAGGCCGTCGATGCCGGCGCGGCGTCGTTCGAGGACGGGCTCGCCGCGGAGCGCGCCGCGTTCGCGGCAACGGTCGCCGACCCCGACCTCGACGCCCGCTTCGACGACGCGCTGGCGGTCGGGCTGCAGACGCGCGACGCGGAGCTCGACCTCGACGCGCTGCTCGACGCCTTCCGCGGGCGCTAA